In Zonotrichia leucophrys gambelii isolate GWCS_2022_RI chromosome 8, RI_Zleu_2.0, whole genome shotgun sequence, one genomic interval encodes:
- the SASS6 gene encoding spindle assembly abnormal protein 6 homolog isoform X1, with amino-acid sequence MAAERIFDRAVSVRVRGCGCEERRLNVRVNIELLSISNPVHKKDLAVRLTDDTDPFFLYNLVISEEDFQSLKSQQGLLVDFSAFPQKFIDLLQQCIQEQNKDIPRFLLQLVSSAPALDHTPVSLNVVETNPFKHLTHLSLKFLPGTDAEIKKFLANCLKCLKEDKMMLEEKLRRTEEDLTRQLSYTQQSLSEKSRELEKLKNEWTSYTTALSNKHSQELTSEKERALQAQTQYQQQHEQQKKELENLHQKSIQQLQNRLSELEVINKDLTERRYKGDSTVRELKAKLSGLEDECQRAKQEVLSLRRENTTLDAECHEKEKLINQLQTRVAVLEQEIKDKDQLVTRTKEVLDATQEQKVILEESTEEKHRHIEKLETTIKSLSAELLKANEIIKKLQGDLKTLMSKLKLKNTVTIQQEKLLAEKEEKLQKEQRESQEMGQSLRVKEQEVCKLQEQLENTIQKLEESKQLLKTNENVITWLNRQLSEVQMAKKLDSPASAHAGGRAAVSPLSMPDRPSFQSSGLSHPISPLYAFQNFLEPIHSKNGNSQCPVSKVQLNSQLLKATRCSDAHTVPAAGHAANKENGEQLGLDSKYLKKKDDSIPLRGLSQNTLNSEYLRPYLPAKAQPSPRAAGTPASAYFPGS; translated from the exons GACTTAGCTGTTCGATTGACTGATGATACTgatccttttttcctttataaccTTGTCATATCAGAGGAAGATTTTCAAAG TTTGAAATCCCAGCAAGGTCTCTTGGTGGACTTCTCTGCTTTCCCACAGAAATTTATAGATCTGCTTCAGCAATGCATtcaggagcagaacaaagaTATCCCAAG GTTTTTGCTGCAGTTAGTTTCTTCAGCACCTGCTCTAGATCACACACCTGTCTCTCTAAATGTAGTGGAGACCAACCCTTTCAAACACCTTACCCATCTCTCTCTAAAATTCCTGCCAGGAACTGATGCAGAAATAAAGAAGTTTTTAGCCAACTGTTTGAAATGCCTTAAG GAGGATAAAATGATGTTGGAAGAAAAGCTTAGGAGAACTGAAGAGGATCTTACCAGGCAACTGAGCTACACTCAACAG AGCTTGTCAGAGAAGAGCCGGGAACttgagaaactgaaaaatgaatGGACATCCTACACTACAGCTCTGAGCAACAAACACTCCCAGGAGCTGACAAGTGAGAAGGAAAGAGCTCTCCAG GCACAAACTCAGTACCAACAACAGCATgaacagcagaaaaaggaaTTGGAAAATTTGCATCAGAAAAGTATTCAGCAGTTGCAGAACAGGCTCTCAGAACTCGAGGTCATCAATAAAGACCTAACAGAGAGGAGATACAAAGGAGACTCCACAGTCAGAGAACTGAAAGCAAAACTTTCTGGATTAGAAGAT GAATGTCAAAGAGCGAAGCAGGAGGTGCTGTCCCTGCGCCGGGAGAACACAACTCTGGATGCTGAATGTCATGAAAAAGAGAAACTCATTAATCAGCTGCAGACACGAGTTGCTGTCTTGGAACAAGAGATCAAAGACAAAGATCAGCTTGTCACCAGAACAAAAGAAGTCCTAGATGCAACACAGGAGCAAAAG GTGATCCTGGAAGAGAGTacagaggaaaaacacaggCATATTGAAAAACTCGAGACAACAATTAAATCTCTGTCAGCTGAGCTCCTTAAG gctAATGAAATTATCAAGAAATTACAAGGAGATTTGAAAACTCTAATGAgcaaattaaaattgaaaaatacagtaacaattcagcaagaaaaactattggcagaaaaagaagagaaacttcagaaggagcagagggaatcGCAGGAGATGGGACAGTCCCTCCGCGTGAAGGAGCAGGAG GTTTGCAAGCTacaagagcagctggaaaatacAATACAAAAACTCGAAGAAAGTAAACAGTTGCTGAAAACCAATGAAAATG TTATCACGTGGCTGAACAGACAGCTGAGTGAAGTTCAGATGGCAAAGAAGCtggacagccctgccagtgcccaTGCTGGTGGGAGGGCTGCTGTTTCACCTCTCAGCATG CCTGACCGACCATCCTTTCAGAGCTCAGGACTCAGTCATCCCATTTCGCCTCTCTATGCCTTCCAGAACTTTCTGGAACCGATACACAGCAAAAATGGAAATTCCCAATGTCCAGTATCAAAG GTGCAGTTGAACTCACAGCTTTTGAAAGCCACTCGGTGTTCGGATGCTCACACAGTGCCTGCAGCTGGCCATGCAGCAAACAAGGAGAA TGGTGAGCAGCTGGGCCTGGACTCAAAGtatttaaagaagaaagatgaCAGCATTCCTTTACGAGGGCTCAGTCAGAACACGCTTAACTCGG AGTACCTGAGGCCCTACTTGCCAGCCAAAGCACAGCCATcgcccagagctgctgggacaccTGCCTCGGCCTATTTTCCTGGATCATAG
- the SASS6 gene encoding spindle assembly abnormal protein 6 homolog isoform X2 has protein sequence MMLEEKLRRTEEDLTRQLSYTQQSLSEKSRELEKLKNEWTSYTTALSNKHSQELTSEKERALQAQTQYQQQHEQQKKELENLHQKSIQQLQNRLSELEVINKDLTERRYKGDSTVRELKAKLSGLEDECQRAKQEVLSLRRENTTLDAECHEKEKLINQLQTRVAVLEQEIKDKDQLVTRTKEVLDATQEQKVILEESTEEKHRHIEKLETTIKSLSAELLKANEIIKKLQGDLKTLMSKLKLKNTVTIQQEKLLAEKEEKLQKEQRESQEMGQSLRVKEQEVCKLQEQLENTIQKLEESKQLLKTNENVITWLNRQLSEVQMAKKLDSPASAHAGGRAAVSPLSMPDRPSFQSSGLSHPISPLYAFQNFLEPIHSKNGNSQCPVSKVQLNSQLLKATRCSDAHTVPAAGHAANKENGEQLGLDSKYLKKKDDSIPLRGLSQNTLNSEYLRPYLPAKAQPSPRAAGTPASAYFPGS, from the exons ATGATGTTGGAAGAAAAGCTTAGGAGAACTGAAGAGGATCTTACCAGGCAACTGAGCTACACTCAACAG AGCTTGTCAGAGAAGAGCCGGGAACttgagaaactgaaaaatgaatGGACATCCTACACTACAGCTCTGAGCAACAAACACTCCCAGGAGCTGACAAGTGAGAAGGAAAGAGCTCTCCAG GCACAAACTCAGTACCAACAACAGCATgaacagcagaaaaaggaaTTGGAAAATTTGCATCAGAAAAGTATTCAGCAGTTGCAGAACAGGCTCTCAGAACTCGAGGTCATCAATAAAGACCTAACAGAGAGGAGATACAAAGGAGACTCCACAGTCAGAGAACTGAAAGCAAAACTTTCTGGATTAGAAGAT GAATGTCAAAGAGCGAAGCAGGAGGTGCTGTCCCTGCGCCGGGAGAACACAACTCTGGATGCTGAATGTCATGAAAAAGAGAAACTCATTAATCAGCTGCAGACACGAGTTGCTGTCTTGGAACAAGAGATCAAAGACAAAGATCAGCTTGTCACCAGAACAAAAGAAGTCCTAGATGCAACACAGGAGCAAAAG GTGATCCTGGAAGAGAGTacagaggaaaaacacaggCATATTGAAAAACTCGAGACAACAATTAAATCTCTGTCAGCTGAGCTCCTTAAG gctAATGAAATTATCAAGAAATTACAAGGAGATTTGAAAACTCTAATGAgcaaattaaaattgaaaaatacagtaacaattcagcaagaaaaactattggcagaaaaagaagagaaacttcagaaggagcagagggaatcGCAGGAGATGGGACAGTCCCTCCGCGTGAAGGAGCAGGAG GTTTGCAAGCTacaagagcagctggaaaatacAATACAAAAACTCGAAGAAAGTAAACAGTTGCTGAAAACCAATGAAAATG TTATCACGTGGCTGAACAGACAGCTGAGTGAAGTTCAGATGGCAAAGAAGCtggacagccctgccagtgcccaTGCTGGTGGGAGGGCTGCTGTTTCACCTCTCAGCATG CCTGACCGACCATCCTTTCAGAGCTCAGGACTCAGTCATCCCATTTCGCCTCTCTATGCCTTCCAGAACTTTCTGGAACCGATACACAGCAAAAATGGAAATTCCCAATGTCCAGTATCAAAG GTGCAGTTGAACTCACAGCTTTTGAAAGCCACTCGGTGTTCGGATGCTCACACAGTGCCTGCAGCTGGCCATGCAGCAAACAAGGAGAA TGGTGAGCAGCTGGGCCTGGACTCAAAGtatttaaagaagaaagatgaCAGCATTCCTTTACGAGGGCTCAGTCAGAACACGCTTAACTCGG AGTACCTGAGGCCCTACTTGCCAGCCAAAGCACAGCCATcgcccagagctgctgggacaccTGCCTCGGCCTATTTTCCTGGATCATAG